From Mumia sp. ZJ1417:
TCGGTGACGACGATGCGGTCCTGGGGACGCTTCGGGCCGGCGATCGACGGCACGATGGTCGCGAGGTCGAGCTCGAGGTACTCGGAGTAGCGCGGCTCGTGGTCGGCGTCGTGCCACAGGCCCTGCGCCTTTGCGTACGCCTCGACGAGCGCGATCTGCTCCTCGGAACGGCCGGTGAGGCGCAGGTACTTCGTGGTCTCGTCGTCGATCGGGAAGACCGCGATGGTCGAGCCGTACTCGGGGCTCATGTTGCCGATCGTGGCGCGGTTGGCCAGCGGCACCGCGCCGACGCCGGAGCCGTAGAACTCGACGAACTTGCCGACGACGCCGTGCTCGCGCAGCATCTCGGTGATCGTGAGGACGAGGTCGGTCGCGGTCGAGCCTTCGGGGAGCTCGCCCGACAGCTTGAAGCCGACGACGCGCGGGATGAGCATCGAGACCGGCTGGCCGAGCATCGCGGCCTCGGCCTCGATGCCGCCGACGCCCCAGCCCACGACGCCGAGGCCGTTGACCATGGTGGTGTGGGAGTCGGTGCCGACGCAGGTGTCGGGGTACGCCTGGAGGACGCCGTCGACGGTGCGCGTGAAGACCGTACGGGCGAGGTGCTCGATGTTGACCTGGTGCACGATGCCGGTGCCCGGCGGGACGACCTTGAAGTCGTCGAACGCGGTCTGGCCCCAGCGCAGGAACTGGTAGCGCTCGCGGTTGCGCTCGTACTCGATCTCGACGTTGCGCTCGAACGCGTCCGGCGTGCCGAAGACGTCGGCGATGACCGAGTGGTCGATGACCATCTCGGCCGGCGCGAGCGGGTTGATCTTGCTCGGGTCGCCACCGAGGTCGGCCATCGCCTCACGCATGGTGGCGAGGTCGACGACGCACGGGACGCCGGTGAAGTCCTGCATGATCACGCGCGCCGGCGTGAACTGGATCTCCTTGCTCGGCTCCGCGTCGGCGTCCCAGCCGGCGAGCGCCTTGATGTCGTCCGCCGTGATGTCGGCGCCGTCCTCGGTGCGCAGGAGGTTCTCCAGCAGCACCTTGAGGCTGAAGGGCAGCGAGGCGACGTCCAGGCCCTCGCCGGTCACCGCCCCGAGGCGGTAGATCTCGTACGCGGTGTCCCCGACGTTCAGGGTTTCCTTCGCGTTGAAGCTGTTGACGCTGGCCATGCCTCTCCTCGTTCCGTCCTGCCGGAGCCCGCGATCGCCGTGCGCGCTCCGCGCGGCATCCGCCCTCTATCGTCGCGCGGTCGAATGGGGCCCGCGCGATCAGGCTCGCCTTACTCAGCCGCTCTCGCAGCATGTATCTCGATGTCAAGATAAACGTTATCAAACTTCTCGCTCCGGTCCGAGCCCTCCCAGCGCGCGCCACCATTTTCCGTGGGGGCCAACGCAGACGTCTGGCCCCACCTCGATGTTCCGGTGGGGGCGCAACTCTGCGTTGGCCCCCACGGAAAGTGCGGGCCGCGGGGAGGTCAGGCGTCGCGGACGAGGACCACGTACCGGCGACCGTCTGCGGGCGACTCGAACTTGTCGACGGCGGCGAACCCGAGGGTGTCGACGACCTTGAGGGCGCGGACGTTGAACTCCGCGACCGTCACGCGGAACCGCTGCGGAGCGAACCGCTCGGCCCCGAAGGCGAGCCCCGTCGCGATCGCCGAGTGGCCGAGACCCTGCCCGGTCAGCTCGGGGCGCAGCCCGCCGGCGATGTCGAGCGCCTCGTCGTCGTAGTCGAACCCGAGCACCCGCGCCGTCGGCCCGTAGCAGCGATAGCCGATCAGCCGCTCCCCCTCGATCAGCGCCCAGAATCCGTGCGAGAGGTCGGTGAAATGGCGCGGGTCCATCCCGGTGAGGTCGTAGCAGCCGTTGGGCTCCGGATAGCTCCAGGTGACGATGTCGCCAGCATGGTCGTGCGTGAGCTCGATGATCTGCATTCCTGCTCCCTCACCCGCTGACGGTGCCGACATCCAAGCACGCGCGCAGTGCTCGCGGCAATGGCCCGTCCGCCTCAGCGCAGCGTACGGACGTATGCGACGACGGCGCGCGCGTCGCGCACGCGTGCCTCCCACGTGGCCCCCGCCAGCACCAGCGCGAGACCGACGGCCCCGAGCGGGATCCACCGGGGCAGGTCGCCGACGAACGGCCCTGCCCAACGCACCACCAGCAGGGTCGTCAGGGTGGCGCCGACGACGAACGGCGCCTTCTGGCGGACGACGGTGCCGACCGCGAGGAGACCGATCCCCGCAGCGGCCAGCAGCAGGCCACGGACGGAGGCCGGGTCGTCGAGCGTCGCCGGCAGGCTCGGGAGGAGGGCGAGGCCGAGTCCGGGCAGCAGCGCCGCAGAGCTCTGACCGCGCTGGTGCCGCATGCGCAGCAGCCCTGCAGCGAGGAGCAGCAGCCCGAACGGCAGCGTGTACGCCTCGACGATGTCCACGTCCGAGGCAGCCAGGCGCGTCACGTACGCCGTGCCGAGGAGGACCGTGCCGAGCACCATGTATGGCCTGCGGTCGTACCGCAGGATGCCGGCGACGGTCACCGCGACGCCGAGGACGGTCAGGCACAGGCTGAACCATCCGAGGCTCGCATCGAGTGCCTCGACCAGCGCGAGGCAGGCGGTTCCGCCGGCGACGATCTCCCACGGCACCCGCAACGAACGCGGCAGGGTGGGCACCGACGCTGACGCGAGGAGCGCGACGACCAGCCCGCTGGCGACCAGCGCGCCTGTGCGGAGCCCGGCGCCGGAGACGTCGACCCAGGCGAGCACCCCCGCGACGCCGAGGGCGGCGGCCGAACCCGCGGCGACGGCTGCGGCATCGCGGCGCCCGTCGGACAGCGCGGCGACCGTCACCAGCGCGGCCACCATCGCGACCGCGCACCACACCGTCGCCGCCGCCGGCGCGGAACCGATCGGGAGGAGCACGGCGACGACCGCGGCCGGCGGTGCGGTGCAGGCCGCGGCCACCGCGAGGTCACCGGAGCCTCGGACCAGCCACGTCGCCCCCGCCGCTCCCGCGACCCCGAGCGCACTCAACGCCACCACCAGGACCGGCGCCTCGAGGAGCACCCCGACCACGACGACCCCTCCGGCGCTCAGCAGCGCGACCACGACCCACGAGGTCGTACGGATCGCCGGCGCGCGCGCCGCTGCCCTCCAGCACGCGACGACCGCCACGACGGCCGCCGCCCCGAGCCATGTGCAGGCGACCAGCCACACCGGATCGCCCCATTCCGTGGTGAACCGGAGAGCGACGTCGTCGTCCCAGCCCGGCAGCCACGACTCCGCCACCGCCAGACCGGCCGCACCCCCGGTGGCGAGCAGCGCACCCACGAGAGGAAGCGCGGCAGGGACGAGCGTGGCGCGGACGCCGGTCGCCCACCCGGGCGGCGACAGGCGCGCACCGACCCCAGCGGTCGCGAGAGGGACGAGGACCCACGTCAGCGTGGCCACCTCCACCGGCACGCCACGTCCGAGGAGCGCGACCACGACCAGGCACAGCGCGGCGCCGAACCCGCCGAAAGCACGGGCAAGCGTGGCAGGTGCAGTCAGCGCCCGCGCCTCGAGCGTCCGGGCCACGAGCGCGGCCAGGCCCGCCGTCACCGCACCGAGGAGCAGCAGCGCGGGCGCGTCGCCGCGGGTCCAGCGGGTTGCGGCCCCGTCGGAGATCGCGACGGCGGTGACGAGGACGGCGGCACTGCCCGGAACCGCGCCCGCGGCGCACAGCCCGACGGCCCACGCCGCGACCGTCAGCCGGAGGCGTACGAGGCCGAGGGTCGCGAGCACGAGGCCCGCCGACGCCGCCGTGAGGGTCCACCGCAGGTCGACGGGAAGGACGACCAGCGCGGCGACCGTGCCCGTGACCAGCCCGATCACCAACCCGACCTCGGCCGCCACGACGCGTCGGAGCCACTGTCGTGCCCAGAGCGCGACGCCGAGGCTGGCCACGGCGAGCACGGCGGAGAAGCCGAGGATCAGCAGGTCCGCGTCGAGGGTGTCCAGGCCGAGGACGCCGGCACGCACCCCGGCACCGACGTCGACGGCGGCGAGGAGCCCGCAGACCGTCCACAGCGCCTCGGCGGACGCCCGCAGACGTCGCGTGGTGACCCACGCAGCGGCACCGGCCACGGCCGTCGTGAGGGCGACGAGGACGAGGGTCCGGCCGGTCAGGCCGAGGCTCCCCCACCCCACCGCGACGAACACGAACCCTGCGACCACCAGGCACAGCGAGCCGAGGGCGAGGAGGGTGCCGCCCACCGACCAGGTGTGGCGCGGCGACGACGCTCTGTACGCCGGGTGGCGCGGCGACCACGGCGGCGGCTGCTGGGCCCCGTACGACGACGGCTGCTGCGGCGCCTCCGCGGCCGGGCCCGCGGCCGATGGCGACCACGAGGGCACGCTCGGACCCGCCGGCCGCGCCGCCGTGGCGGCCGCCTCCGCCCGCATCTCCGCCAGCACGCGGTCGGCCTCCGCGAGAAGGCCGAGCAGGCGCAGCGGGCGCTCTCCTCGCAGCTGGACACCGCACCTCGGGCAGCGTTCCACCCCGGCCGCAGGTGCGCCACAGCTCGGGCAGTGCAGGGGATCGGCGTACGTCACCGGTGAAGTGTCTCGCGAGGCGGAGTCACCTCAGGGTCAGGGCGCGAGGTCCAGCGTCGCCACGCACTCGACGTGGTGCGTCATCGGGAACAGCGCGTACGCCTCGAGGTCGCCGAGGGTGTAGCCGAGCTCGACGAACGTCTTGACGTCGCGCGCCAGCGCCGCCGGGTCGCACGCGACGTAGACGACCCTGCGCGGGCGCAGCGCCGCGATCGCCCGCACGACCTTCGCACGCGCCCCCGTACGGGGCGGGTCGAGGACGACCACGTCGCACTGCTCCCCCGCCTCTCCGCGCGCCAGCACACGGGCCACGTCACCGGTGACGATCCTGGCCTGAGGGAGGTCGTGCAGGTTGCGGCGGGCGTCGCGCGAGGCCTGCGCGTCACCCTCGACGCTGACGACCACCCCGTCCGTCCCCACAGCCTCGCCGAGGAACGCGGAGAACAGTCCGACGCCGGCGTACAGGTCGGCGACCCGCTCCCCCGGCTTCGGCGCGGCCGCCCGCATCACGGCGTCGACGAGCGTGGTCGCGGCGTCGGGGTGGACCTGCCAGAAGCCGGCGCCCCCGACGCGGAAGCCGCGATCGCCGACAACCTCACGCACCCAGCCGCGCCCGTGGACCGTGGCGCCGTCGGCGAGCACACCGGTGGCCTCCACCGCTGGAAGCCCCCCTGTCACGTCGTACGCGGCTGCGAGCGCGTCGCCGTCGGAGCCGGCCACCGCCGTCACCCGCGAGGCGGGCCAGCGGACGGACAGGACGTTCGGGAGGTCGCGCGACGCGATAGGGCAGTCGTCGAGCGGCACGATCGCGTGCGAGCGGTGGCGCCGCAGCCCGAGCGTGCCGTCCTCGGTCGCCGCAAAGGTCACCCGCGTGCGCCATCCGAGACCGTCGCGTGCCGCCTCGCCGAGCGGCGGGCGTACGGTCACCTCCCGGTCGATCCCGGCCAGCCGCGACAGCTGCTCGCGGACCACCGAGCCGAGGAGCTCGCGCTGCGTGGCCAGGGAGGCGTGCTGGAAGTCGCATCCCCCGCACCCTCCGGGACGGGCGACAGGGCAGCGCGGCTCGACCCGACCAGGCGCCGCGTCGAGGACCTCGACGGCATCGGCACGGAGGAAGCGGTCACCCTCGCGTCCCTCGGTGATCTCGGCGACCACCCGCTCGCCAGGGAGCGTGTGACGGACGAAGACGACCTGGCCGTCCCACCGCGCCACGCAGTGCCCCCCGTGAGCGACGGCACCCACCTCGAGCTCCATCCGGGTGCCAGCGAGGTCGCGACGTTCGTCCGTAGGTGACTGCATCCCTCAAGGGTGCCGTACGGCCTCCGTCAGGAGTCGCGGCGGTCGCTGACGGTCCGCCCCTGCCGCACCTCGCCGGGGACCGGGCGTACCCGCTCGGGACCGCGACGCTTGGCCGACTGCAGCTGATACGGGACGCTCGTGACGAGCACGCCGGGCGTGAACAGCAGCCGCCCCTTCAGCCGCAGCGCCGTCTGGTTGTGCAGGACCTGCTCGTACCAGCGGCCGACGACGTACTCGGGGACGTAGACCATCACGATGTCGCGCGGACTCTGGCGCCGCAGCTCCTTGACGTACTTGATGACCGGCCGGACCAGCTCGCGGTATGGCGAGCCGACGACCACCAGCGGCACCGGGATGCCCAGGTCGTCCCACTGATTGGTCAGCTGAGCCGTGGACGCGCGGTCGAGGTCGACCGTGAGCGCCTCGAGCGTGTCGGGCCTCGAGACCCGCGCGTACGCGAGCGCCCGCATGACCGGCTTGTGGAGCCGCCCGACGAGCACGATCGCGTGCACCCGGGATGGGAGCGTCGTGTCGGAGTCGTCGACCGCCAGCTCGTCGGCCACCAGGTCGTAGTGCCGTCGGATCGCACGCATGAGGAGATAGAGCACGACCATCGCGGTGATCGCGATCCAGGCACCGGCGAGGAACTTCGTGACGAAGACGATCACCAGGACCGTCGCGGTCATCGCGAGACCGAACAGGTTGACCGCCCGGGAGCGCTTCATCCGTCCACGCTCGGCCGGGTCGGGCTCCGCGCGCAGCAGCCTTCCCCAGTGCCGGATCATCCCGAGCTGGCTGAGCGTGAACGAGACGAACACGCCGACGATGTAGAGCTGGATGAGTCTGGTCACCTCGGCGTCGAACGCGAGGATCAGCACGACCGCCGCGAGACCGAGGAGGACGATGCCGTTGCTGAACGCGAGACGGTCGCCGCGGGTGTCGAGCTGGCGTGGCAGATGGCCGTCGCGCGCGAGCACCGATCCGAGCACGGGGAAGCCGTTGAACGCCGTGTTGGCCGCCAGGACGAGGATGATGCCGGTGGTCGCGACGGTGAGGTAGAAGAGCACGGGCACGTTGTCGTAGACCGCAGCCGCGAGCTGCCCGATGACGGTGTCCTGCACGTAGTCGTCGCCGACCGGCACGCCGTCACGGGTCAGCTGCGTGGCCGGATCCTCCGCGAACCGCAGATGGGTGAGGTCGGCCAGAACGATGATGCTCGTGAGCATCGTCACCGAGATGATGCCTAGGAGGGCGAGCGTCGTGGCGGCGTTCTTGCTCTTGGGGCGCCGGAACGCCGGGACACCGTTGCTGATCGCCTCGACGCCGGTCAGCGCGGCGCAGCCCGACGAGAAGGCCCGCGCGACGAGGAACGTCATCGCGATCGCCGAGACGGCACCCGTGTACGGCTCCTCCGCGACGAGATCGAGGTCGCCGCTTGCCACCTTCGGGAGATCTCCCCACGCGTACCTCACGAAGCCCCACACGGCCATGCCGAGGATGCAGAACATGAACAGGTATGACGGGATCGCGAACGCGGCACCGGACTCGCGAAGCCCCCGCAGGTTGGCCGCGATCAGCAGCAGCACGAGCG
This genomic window contains:
- a CDS encoding GNAT family N-acetyltransferase translates to MQIIELTHDHAGDIVTWSYPEPNGCYDLTGMDPRHFTDLSHGFWALIEGERLIGYRCYGPTARVLGFDYDDEALDIAGGLRPELTGQGLGHSAIATGLAFGAERFAPQRFRVTVAEFNVRALKVVDTLGFAAVDKFESPADGRRYVVLVRDA
- a CDS encoding SCO7613 C-terminal domain-containing membrane protein, yielding MTYADPLHCPSCGAPAAGVERCPRCGVQLRGERPLRLLGLLAEADRVLAEMRAEAAATAARPAGPSVPSWSPSAAGPAAEAPQQPSSYGAQQPPPWSPRHPAYRASSPRHTWSVGGTLLALGSLCLVVAGFVFVAVGWGSLGLTGRTLVLVALTTAVAGAAAWVTTRRLRASAEALWTVCGLLAAVDVGAGVRAGVLGLDTLDADLLILGFSAVLAVASLGVALWARQWLRRVVAAEVGLVIGLVTGTVAALVVLPVDLRWTLTAASAGLVLATLGLVRLRLTVAAWAVGLCAAGAVPGSAAVLVTAVAISDGAATRWTRGDAPALLLLGAVTAGLAALVARTLEARALTAPATLARAFGGFGAALCLVVVALLGRGVPVEVATLTWVLVPLATAGVGARLSPPGWATGVRATLVPAALPLVGALLATGGAAGLAVAESWLPGWDDDVALRFTTEWGDPVWLVACTWLGAAAVVAVVACWRAAARAPAIRTTSWVVVALLSAGGVVVVGVLLEAPVLVVALSALGVAGAAGATWLVRGSGDLAVAAACTAPPAAVVAVLLPIGSAPAAATVWCAVAMVAALVTVAALSDGRRDAAAVAAGSAAALGVAGVLAWVDVSGAGLRTGALVASGLVVALLASASVPTLPRSLRVPWEIVAGGTACLALVEALDASLGWFSLCLTVLGVAVTVAGILRYDRRPYMVLGTVLLGTAYVTRLAASDVDIVEAYTLPFGLLLLAAGLLRMRHQRGQSSAALLPGLGLALLPSLPATLDDPASVRGLLLAAAGIGLLAVGTVVRQKAPFVVGATLTTLLVVRWAGPFVGDLPRWIPLGAVGLALVLAGATWEARVRDARAVVAYVRTLR
- a CDS encoding class I SAM-dependent RNA methyltransferase; its protein translation is MQSPTDERRDLAGTRMELEVGAVAHGGHCVARWDGQVVFVRHTLPGERVVAEITEGREGDRFLRADAVEVLDAAPGRVEPRCPVARPGGCGGCDFQHASLATQRELLGSVVREQLSRLAGIDREVTVRPPLGEAARDGLGWRTRVTFAATEDGTLGLRRHRSHAIVPLDDCPIASRDLPNVLSVRWPASRVTAVAGSDGDALAAAYDVTGGLPAVEATGVLADGATVHGRGWVREVVGDRGFRVGGAGFWQVHPDAATTLVDAVMRAAAPKPGERVADLYAGVGLFSAFLGEAVGTDGVVVSVEGDAQASRDARRNLHDLPQARIVTGDVARVLARGEAGEQCDVVVLDPPRTGARAKVVRAIAALRPRRVVYVACDPAALARDVKTFVELGYTLGDLEAYALFPMTHHVECVATLDLAP
- a CDS encoding APC family permease, whose translation is MAELGKRVFLGRKLRSTQLDETLLPKRIALPVFASDALSSVAYAPDEIFLVLSMGGLSAYAFNWKIGLAVAVVMLTVVASYRQNVRAYPSGGGDYEVATVNLGPRAGVTVASALMVDYVLTVAVSISSGVQNATAALPWLNGHEALAASALVLLLIAANLRGLRESGAAFAIPSYLFMFCILGMAVWGFVRYAWGDLPKVASGDLDLVAEEPYTGAVSAIAMTFLVARAFSSGCAALTGVEAISNGVPAFRRPKSKNAATTLALLGIISVTMLTSIIVLADLTHLRFAEDPATQLTRDGVPVGDDYVQDTVIGQLAAAVYDNVPVLFYLTVATTGIILVLAANTAFNGFPVLGSVLARDGHLPRQLDTRGDRLAFSNGIVLLGLAAVVLILAFDAEVTRLIQLYIVGVFVSFTLSQLGMIRHWGRLLRAEPDPAERGRMKRSRAVNLFGLAMTATVLVIVFVTKFLAGAWIAITAMVVLYLLMRAIRRHYDLVADELAVDDSDTTLPSRVHAIVLVGRLHKPVMRALAYARVSRPDTLEALTVDLDRASTAQLTNQWDDLGIPVPLVVVGSPYRELVRPVIKYVKELRRQSPRDIVMVYVPEYVVGRWYEQVLHNQTALRLKGRLLFTPGVLVTSVPYQLQSAKRRGPERVRPVPGEVRQGRTVSDRRDS